Proteins encoded in a region of the Leishmania major strain Friedlin complete genome, chromosome 14 genome:
- a CDS encoding cystathionine beta-lyase-like protein, with protein sequence MMHAISAAKTTINRTILTALEEERQYLEQAMLPVSYKFPKGADYSELPTYPKRPHFDQAAKHPSTQVVIFDGCPNDPYHPTSMPIYQTATFVQPDIEEFGPYDYSRSGNPTRTAIETLVANLEGAHAAFAFSSGMAALQTLVTTLNAGDTILASSDLYGGMHRLLTQITSCLGMTVVFVPMWDTEAVRQALVDNPAAKLLHMESPTNPLMRIVDIRAVCEAAHAHNVKVSIDNTMMSPLRCTPLALGCDYSIHSATKFLCGHSDTMCGLICVKSEEDVKRVAFLQNAQGNALAPFDCWLLLRGIRTLSIRVEKQELNAVAVALFLSRQSHVVSRLHYAGLNPATSPQISSLTEENFYLHRSQTSGPGSVLSIETGSVKRSNAFVRACKLFKLTVSFGSCNSLVEMPCLLSHASIPKEKRTLPVDLIRLSVGIEQIEDILADLTQAIAAAVAIHDNDGSC encoded by the coding sequence ATGATGCACGCGATCAGCGCCGCCAAAACCACCATCAATCGCACTATTctgacggcgctggaggaggagcggcagtACCTGGAGCAGGCTATGCTTCCCGTGAGCTACAAGTTCCCGAAAGGAGCTGATTACAGCGAACTCCCCACCTACCCAAAGCGCCCGCACTTCGACCAGGCAGCGAAGCACCCCAGCACGCAGGTTGTCATCTTCGACGGCTGCCCCAACGACCCTTATCACCCGACCTCGATGCCCATCTACCAAACCGCGACCTTTGTGCAGCCCGACATCGAGGAGTTCGGTCCGTACGACTACAGCCGTAGCGGCAACCCGACTCGCACGGCCATCGAGACCCTCGTCGCCAACCTCGAGGGTGCCCACGCCGCCTTCGCTTTTTCGTCCGGCATGGCGGCACTGCAGACGCTCGTGACAACGCTGAACGCTGGCGACACCATCCTCGCCAGTAGTGACCTTTACGGGGGCATGCACCGTCTCCTGACACAAATCACCTCGTGCCTCGGGATGACCGTTGTGTTTGTGCCGATGTGGGACACTGAGGCGGTGCGCCAAGCGCTCGTCGATAACCCagcggcgaagctgctgcacatgGAGAGCCCCACGAACCCACTGATGCGCATTGTCGACATCCGTGCTGTCTGTGAGGCTGCCCACGCGCACAACGTAAAGGTGTCCATCGACAACACTATGATGTCTCCGCTCCGCTGCACCCCGCTCGCCCTGGGCTGCGACTACTCCATCCACAGCGCCACCAAGTTTCTGTGCGGCCACAGCGACACCATGTGCGGTCTTATCTGCGTGAAGTCTGAGGAGGATGTGAAGCGGGTGGCCTTTCTGCAGAACGCGCAGGGAAACGCCCTCGCCCCGTTTGACTGCTGGCTGCTCCTGCGTGGCATCCGCACGCTGTCCATTCGCGTCGAGAAGCAGGAGCTgaacgccgtcgcggtggcgctgttCCTGTCGCGTCAGAGCCACGTCGTGTCGCGCCTGCACTACGCTGGTCTGAACCCCGCAACGTCCCCCCAGATCTCTTCCTTAACTGAGGAGAACTTCTACCTGCACCGCTCGCAGACCTCCGGCCCTGGCAGCGTGCTCTCCATTGAGACCGGCAGCGTCAAGCGCTCCAACGCGTTTGTACGGGCCTGCAAGCTGTTCAAGCTCACCGTCAGCTTTGGAAGCTGCAACTCGCTGGTTGAAATGCCCTGCCTCCTCTCGCACGCATCCATCCCGAAGGAGAAGCGCACACTTCCAGTTGACCTGATCCGACTGTCCGTGGGTATCGAACAGATCGAGGATATACTTGCGGACCTAACGCAGGCtatcgccgccgcggtcgccaTCCATGACAATGACGGGTCCTGCTGA